In Gemmatimonadetes bacterium SCN 70-22, the sequence CCCGTCCAGGATGCGCGGTGTCTGGGCCGTCATCGACACGGCGCGGAAGGGGGTCGGGGAGCACGCCTCGCACGTCCCGGCCACCGCGAGGTAGCGGTTGAGCCATCCGTCGCGCGTCGACTTCCGGTCCGGGGTCCCCGACTCCATGTAATCCTGCGCGTCGAAGTGCGAGCGCGTCGCGCTCGGGCTCCCGACGGCGTGGATCGGGGCGAGCACTCCCTCGGCGTACAGGCGCTGGAGGGCGCCGAGCGCCGGGTGCAACCCGAAGAACCCATCGAGGTCCAGGGCGCTGGCCGCCTCGGCGCGCGACGGGCGTGCGATGCCGATGTCGGGGCGCAGGCGATAGTAGGCGGGCTCGCCGTGCGGAACGACGACGTTGAGGGCGTCGGCGGCGCCACGCTGGAAGAGGCAGACCAGGACCTTTCCCTTGCCGGCGCGGGGGAGCGCGGTCGCCAGCGCCGTGCGTCGCAGGAACGACGGCGAGAGGCCGAAGGTGGCCAGGGCCAGGGCGCCGGAGCGAACGAAGACGCGGCGATGCATGGATCCTGGGACGGGAGAGGGGAGGGGTACGGGGGGCGGGAGCGTGCGCGGGCGGATGCCTGCGGCTACCGCCTCTGGAACTCGGGACTGCCTAACGCCAAGCCGATGACCTGGTCGAGGCCGGCGAGGCGCGGCGCTCGGGCGCGGGGGCGCTCCGGCCGGCCGGGGGGGGCGGGCGCTGCCTGGTCCCTCCCCAGCAGCGGGTTCTCGCCGCGCACGAGGATCTCGCGGGTCTCCGGCGAGGCCTGTCCCCCGAGGAAGGCGTCGACGACCGCGTCGACCTGCGCCTCACGCGGGGCGTCCCGCAACCGATCGTACGGCGGCCACGACGCGACACGGGCACCGGGGATGCGGCTGGCGGCGATCGCCAGGCCGAAGTTGATCCGCTGGAGAATGGCGCCCGTGTTCATCCAGGGCTCCCCTGTCTCCGGCCAGCCGTCTGGGGCCTGGTGGCCGTAGATCGGCTGCCCGAGGCGTCCCACCATCATGGCGCTGACGGCGGAGGTGTCGGCTGCCGCGCCGAGGGCACGCGCCGCGCTCACCAACACTTCGAACGGTGACTTGACCTTGGCGCGGTAGGCCGGGCGTGAGAAGAACTCCGGCGAGGTGACGATCGTGCGCACGACCTCGCGGATGTCGCCGTCGGTGCGCCGGAACGTATCGGCCGCCCGATCGACGAGCGATGCAGGTGGTGTGTCGCTCACGAAGCGCACCGCCAGCTTGCGGGCGATGAAGCGGGCAGTAGAGGGGTGGCGTGCGAGGAGGTCGAGCACCTCCTCCCCATCCTCTATCCCGCGCCCGGCGCGAAGGTGCGTCCTCAGCACCACCTTGTCGCCGGCATCGTGCGCCGCGCCGTTGAACTGGAAGGCCGATCTGCCGCGGCGGGGAGGGCGAACGCTCCACCCGGTAAGGGCGCGCGCCACCTCGATGATGTCCCGCTGGGTGTAGCCGCCGTCCACGCCCAACGTGTGCAGCTCGAGGAGTTCGCGCGCATAGTTCTCGTTCAATCCCCTGGGGCGGCGCGCCTGGATGGTGTCGAGTCGCCGGCGCTGCTCCTCGCTCATCGTCGCGCGCCGGCGGGCCATCGCGGCGGCCACGCGGCGCTGGCGCATCGCCCCGCCCCGGTTGGCCAGCGTGGGGTGGGTGCTGTCGGCCACGCTCTGTGCGTTGTCGAGGTAGAGGAGCATGGCGGGGCTCTTCGCCACCGCGCCGAGGAGGTCACGGAAGCGTCCGAGAGCGTGGGGGCGGATTGCCTCGCGCTCGTAGTCGGCCAGGTAGTAGCGCAGCTGCCCCTTCCCGGCGAAGACCGAGAAGTGGTTGAGCCAGAAATCGGTCATGACCTCTTGCAGCTGCCGCTCGCTCCCGACCGCTCGTGCGACGCGCGCCGACAAGACCTCGCCGATCAGGCGGCGATTCTCGCGGGCCATCGCCCGGAGCTCGGCCGAATCGGTGGTGGCCAGGGTGTCGCCGCGCAGCCGCCGCCGGGCCAGGAGCGCGGCCGGCGGCGGGAAGTCGCGCAACAGTTCGCCGGCGTTGCGGTCCAGGGTCGCGTAGCTGGCGAGCACGTGCTCCATCGCGCGATCGGGGATGCGCGCGGGCTCGAGCTGCTGCGCGATCCACCGGTCGACGCCCATGCCGGTCACACGCTCGACGTCGCCGGGGCGCGGGCCAAAGGCGAGCCGTCCCAGGACGTGCCGCACTTGCTCCTCTCGCGTCAGCTCGCGAGGGAGCGCGCGATTGGGGTCGCGCTCGGTGGCGAGGGGACGAGCATCCGCGGTGGCCACCGGCGGAAGCGGTGGGGTGTGCTGCGCCCCGGCGGGGGCACAGGCCGCCACGCCGAGCAGCAGGGTCGAGCGGAGGAGGTGGGCGGCAACCGGTCGCATACGTCGAGTTCCCCCCAGCGTGGCTGTGGGGCGTTGGACGGACGACCTGGGGGCGCCGTTAACCGGTCAGTCGGCCTTGAGCATGTAGCCGACCCCGCGCACCGTATGGACGAGCGGCTTGTCGGCGTCCTGGTCGATTTTCTTGCGCAGGTAGTTGATGTAGACGTCGACGATGTTCGTCGTGGGGTCGAAGGGCTGCTTCCAGACCTGCTCCGAGATCTGCTCGCGGGTCACCGGCATCCCGGCGTGACGCACGAGGTACTCGAGGAGGGCGTATTCCTTCTGGGTCAGGGCGATGGCGCGTCCGCCACGGGTCACGTCGCGAGTGAGCGGGTTGACCGTCAGCTCCCCCACGCGCAGGAGGGTGGCCTCGTCGCGCATGGTGGCGCGGCGCAGGAGCGCCTTGACGCGCGCCAGCAGTTCGTCGTACTCGAACGGCTTGGAGAGGTAGTCGTCGGCCCCGGCTTCGAAGCCCTCGACCTTGTCGGGGACCGTGTCGCGCGCCGTGAGCATCAGGACCGGCGCGGTGAAGGCGCGCTCGCGCAGTTCCCGGGAGACCGCCAGGCCGTTGCGCTTGGGAAGGCCGATGTCCAGGATGACCAGGTCGGGCTTGCGGTCGAGCGCGACCTGAAGCCCTTCGTCGCCATCGGCGGCCGTGAGGACGCGATAGCCGTTGTCGGTCAGGGTGCGCTGCAGCACGTCCAGCACTTCGCGCCGGTCCTCGACGACGAGGATGGTCGCTTGCTGTGTCGTTGTTGACTGTTCCATGGGAGTCCGGATAGGCCCGATGGTTCAATATAGCCTGTATACAATTCCGGCAAGCGTGAGTGCCCCCTTGAGCGCCGGGCGTCGTCCCTCTTGCTTTCGCCCGTGCATTCCGACCGACTTCGCGCCGGGTTCTTCGTTGGCCTCCTCGCCGGGGCCGTTACTGCTGGGGCCCTCGTTGGCCTGGGGCTGCGCCATGGCACCGCGTCGGTGCCCTTCGAGATGGGGGGGAGGGCCCTCCTCACCTCCTGGCGGCTCGGGGTTTCCTCGAGCGGCGTCGCGCTACTGGTCGGCGCGATCGCGCACTTTCTGTGGATGGAGCTGTGGGGCGTGTGCTTCAACTCCGTCGCGACCGCGCTGCGGGGAACGGGGCTCGTGCTCGGCGCCCTCGTGTTCGCAATGGTGCTCGGCGCGCTCTCGGCGACCGTGATCCCGGGGGCGCTCGGGGCGGTCGCATTCGCCGCATTGACCACGGCACAGACTGCCTTCGTCCTCGCCCTCCTCGCTGGTGCGTTCATTGCGGGTATGGCCATGGTGCGCGACCGGCGCTGACGCGAAGGGATCTCGGTCACACGGGATCTGTCACGAAATCGAATCTTCAGCTTCGCGGTGTGTCCGATCGCGTGATGGCGGGGTCCTAGTGTTGTAAGGACTCCTGCTCCGATACGCGCCGTCGGACACGCCGGTCCGTCAGCGCACCGGGGCATTTCGTAGCGAGAAGGAGGGGAGATGGACGTCCTCGTGATGCTGGAGGATCGCCCCGAACACTCGACGGTGCTTGCGCACGTGAATTCCGTGCCGTCACCGCTCAACTTCGAGCGCCCCTCCCGGGACGTGGTCACGCTCTACGGAGCTGCCACCCCCGAGTCGTTGGCGCTCGCCTTGGCGGCGGCGGTCGAAGTTCATCGTGAGCCCCGAGAGCGCTCGGACACGATTCGGCACGTGGCACTCTGGCCCGAGCGCGGCGCGGTGGGCGACGCCGCGTGGCGAGATGAATCGACGGGACATCTCGTGACCAGCGACCTGGCCATCCCGTTCGCGGTGGTGCAGCAGACCGCGGAAGAGCTGCTCGCAGAGTGTGGTGCGGTGATCCGACGGCTGGTGGCAGGGCTCCTGATGCCCGACTGGCCCGAGGGCGCGCGCCGCGCCATCAGCTTCACCCTCACCCCACAGGCCATCCTTCCGGCGACCGCGGGGGGGCGTGCCGACGCGCTCCTCGACAGCTACCGGCAAGCCGTAGGCATCGACTACGACCACGACGGAGACTGAACGCCAGACCTGATCTGTCCGAGAGTTGCGGCGCGGGGCGTCCCTTCGGGGCGCCCCGCGTCTTCATTCTCGCCTGGCGCCGACGCGCGCGAGCTCGACCGCCGGGTCCGACGCCAATCGGGCGTTCGCTTCTTGACGCACTCATACACGCGCAGCAGCGTCTCCCCACATGTCACCATCCCACCACGGGAGACCAGTGCAATGCGTGAGTATCGCGCGACGGACATCCGAAATGTGGCGGTAGTCGGACACGGAGCCAGCGGCAAGACCACCTTGGTCGATGCCCTGAGCTTCGTGTCCGGCTCGAGTAAACGTCACGGATCCATCAAGGAGGGGACGACCCTCACCGACCATACCCCCGAAGAGATCGAGCGGGGTTACTCCATCAGCCTGGGGTGCGCCTACGCCGAGTGGATGGACACCAAGATCAACCTGATCGACACCCCGGGGTACCTCGACTTCCACGGTGACGCGGTCGCCGGCATCGCGGCGGCAGACGGTGTCATCTGCGTCGTGAGCGCCCAGTCCGGCGTCGAGGTCGGGACCGAGAAGGTGTTCAGGGAAGCGGTGTCCCGCGGCGACCCGGTCCTCTTCGCCGTCTCGCTGATGGACAAGGAACACGCCGATTTCGACCGCGTCTACCAGCAGGTCAAGGAGCGCCTCACCAGCAAGGTCGTCCCGGTCGAG encodes:
- a CDS encoding DNA-binding response regulator — translated: MEQSTTTQQATILVVEDRREVLDVLQRTLTDNGYRVLTAADGDEGLQVALDRKPDLVILDIGLPKRNGLAVSRELRERAFTAPVLMLTARDTVPDKVEGFEAGADDYLSKPFEYDELLARVKALLRRATMRDEATLLRVGELTVNPLTRDVTRGGRAIALTQKEYALLEYLVRHAGMPVTREQISEQVWKQPFDPTTNIVDVYINYLRKKIDQDADKPLVHTVRGVGYMLKAD